A genomic window from Lotus japonicus ecotype B-129 chromosome 1, LjGifu_v1.2 includes:
- the LOC130728793 gene encoding ACT domain-containing protein ACR4-like isoform X1 — translation MDCWSTPLHLDDEFKKLVIRMNPPRVTVDNTSNRTATVIKVDSANRRGSLLEVVQVLTDMNLIVRRAYISSDGEWFMDVFHVTDQNGKKCLEDDVVDRIQQSLGPRVRSFRSMRRSVGGQPALEHTTIELTGRDRPGLLSEVFAILADLKCNVVAAEVWTHNSRMASVVYINDETTGLSIDNPDRLAKIEQLLLYVLKGNIDKKSANTAVSVDSTHKERRLHQLMYADRDYDIYEGDYMATSDRNKLFVTVDNFIDKGYTVVNLRCPDRPKLIFDTVCTITDMQYVVYHGTVIAEGPEAYQEYYIRHMDGYPISSEAERQRVIRCLEAAVRRRTYEGIKLELCSEDRVGLLSDVTRIFRENGLTVIRAEVTTSSSQAMNIFYVTDVSGNPVKSETIEAIRKEIGLTILQVKDDGVCSKSPPKESGKFSLSHLFRSSSEKFLCNLGLMKPYS, via the exons ATGGATTGTTGGTCCACTCCTCTGCATCTGGATGATGAATTCAAGAAGCTTGTCATTCGCATGAATCCTCCGAG GGTCACTGTGGATAACACTTCAAACAGAACAGCAACTGTGATCAAG GTTGATAGCGCAAATAGGCGTGGAAGCTTGTTGGAGGTGGTTCAGGTTCTCACTGATATGAATCTCATTGTGAGAAGAGCTTACATTTCTTCTGATGGTGAATGGTTCATGGATG TTTTTCATGTTACTGATCAAAATGGGAAAAAGTGTCTTGAAGATGATGTTGTTGATCGCATTCAACAG TCACTGGGTCCAAGAGTCCGTAGTTTCAGATCCATGAGAAGATCTGTTGGGGGCCAACCTGCATTAGAACACACAACCATCGAGTTAACGGGACGAGATAGGCCAGGGTTGCTTTCAGAAGTTTTTGCTATTCTTGCAGACCTCAAGTGCAATGTGGTAGCAGCAGAAGTCTGGACCCACAATTCAAGAATGGCGTCGGTCGTTTACATCAATGACGAGACAACAGGGTTGTCAATAGACAACCCGGATCGCCTCGCAAAGATCGAGCAGCTTCTGCTCTATGTGCTGAAAGGGAACATTGACAAGAAGAGTGCCAACACTGCTGTTTCTGTTGATTCTACTCACAAGGAGAGGAGGCTGCATCAGTTGATGTATGCCGATCGCGACTATGACATATATGAAGGGGATTACATGGCAACAAGTGACAGGAACAAGCTATTTGTAACTGTTGATAATTTCATAGACAAGGGGTATACTGTTGTGAACTTGAGGTGTCCGGATCGACCGAAGTTAATATTTGATACCGTGTGCACAATCACAGACATGCAGTATGTTGTGTACCATGGCACTGTCATTGCTGAAGGACCAGAAGCATATCAG GAATATTATATAAGGCATATGGATGGATATCCTATCAGTTCTGAAGCAGAAAGGCAAAGAGTGATTCGCTGCTTGGAGGCTGCTGTTAGAAGAAGAACTTATGAG GGCATCAAGCTAGAACTATGTAGTGAAGACAGGGTTGGTCTTCTATCTGATGTAACCCGCATCTTTCGAGAAAATGGCCTAACAGTGATCCGAGCTGAGGTTACAACCAGCAGTTCTCAAGCCATGAATATTTTCTATGTGACTGATGTATCAGGAAATCCAGttaagagtgaaacaatcgaggcaATTCGAAAAGAGATTGGCCTGACCATACTGCAGGTGAAAGATGATGGTGTGTGCTCAAAATCTCCACCCAAGGAGAGTGGAAAGTTTTCTTTGAGTCATCTCTTTAGATCAAGCTCTGAGAAGTTTCTCTGTAACTTGGGTCTGATGAAGCCTTATTCCTGA
- the LOC130728793 gene encoding ACT domain-containing protein ACR4-like isoform X2 — MDCWSTPLHLDDEFKKLVIRMNPPRVTVDNTSNRTATVIKVDSANRRGSLLEVVQVLTDMNLIVRRAYISSDGEWFMDVFHVTDQNGKKCLEDDVVDRIQQSLGPRVRSFRSMRRSVGGQPALEHTTIELTGRDRPGLLSEVFAILADLKCNVVAAEVWTHNSRMASVVYINDETTGLSIDNPDRLAKIEQLLLYVLKGNIDKKSANTAVSVDSTHKERRLHQLMYADRDYDIYEGDYMATSDRNKLFVTVDNFIDKGYTVVNLRCPDRPKLIFDTVCTITDMQYVVYHGTVIAEGPEAYQNYARMWLMRPRSMPLQGLKNEIGFGAVKNDAVINP; from the exons ATGGATTGTTGGTCCACTCCTCTGCATCTGGATGATGAATTCAAGAAGCTTGTCATTCGCATGAATCCTCCGAG GGTCACTGTGGATAACACTTCAAACAGAACAGCAACTGTGATCAAG GTTGATAGCGCAAATAGGCGTGGAAGCTTGTTGGAGGTGGTTCAGGTTCTCACTGATATGAATCTCATTGTGAGAAGAGCTTACATTTCTTCTGATGGTGAATGGTTCATGGATG TTTTTCATGTTACTGATCAAAATGGGAAAAAGTGTCTTGAAGATGATGTTGTTGATCGCATTCAACAG TCACTGGGTCCAAGAGTCCGTAGTTTCAGATCCATGAGAAGATCTGTTGGGGGCCAACCTGCATTAGAACACACAACCATCGAGTTAACGGGACGAGATAGGCCAGGGTTGCTTTCAGAAGTTTTTGCTATTCTTGCAGACCTCAAGTGCAATGTGGTAGCAGCAGAAGTCTGGACCCACAATTCAAGAATGGCGTCGGTCGTTTACATCAATGACGAGACAACAGGGTTGTCAATAGACAACCCGGATCGCCTCGCAAAGATCGAGCAGCTTCTGCTCTATGTGCTGAAAGGGAACATTGACAAGAAGAGTGCCAACACTGCTGTTTCTGTTGATTCTACTCACAAGGAGAGGAGGCTGCATCAGTTGATGTATGCCGATCGCGACTATGACATATATGAAGGGGATTACATGGCAACAAGTGACAGGAACAAGCTATTTGTAACTGTTGATAATTTCATAGACAAGGGGTATACTGTTGTGAACTTGAGGTGTCCGGATCGACCGAAGTTAATATTTGATACCGTGTGCACAATCACAGACATGCAGTATGTTGTGTACCATGGCACTGTCATTGCTGAAGGACCAGAAGCATATCAG AATTACGCACGAATGTGGTTGATGCGGCCGCGATCTATGCCGTTGCAGGgactaaaaaatgaaattggaTTTGGTGCAGTAAAAAATGATGCAGTCATCAATCCGTAA